One window of the Nocardia huaxiensis genome contains the following:
- a CDS encoding ankyrin repeat domain-containing protein, producing MRFSRWRRTAQLYTAVLAQDQPRVRKLIAAGAAVDRCDAALRTPLYLAACRPDTEIIRMLVIAGADPNARSSFGDTPFYKALTSEAGTAETVALMREHGADARLMIDIRHTDDYDRTPLHYAAFDGHLPLQADLLDTLLALGSDIHARDHAGWTPLHAAAGSANPHAALTLLEAGAEVEATNFGRTSTDRAR from the coding sequence ATGCGTTTCAGCCGGTGGCGCAGGACAGCGCAGCTGTATACGGCGGTGCTCGCACAGGATCAGCCGCGCGTGCGGAAGCTGATCGCCGCGGGCGCAGCCGTCGACCGGTGTGACGCGGCCCTTCGCACACCGTTGTATCTGGCCGCCTGCCGCCCCGACACCGAGATCATCCGAATGCTCGTCATCGCCGGGGCCGATCCCAATGCTCGCTCCAGCTTCGGTGACACTCCCTTCTACAAGGCGCTGACCTCGGAGGCCGGAACGGCCGAGACTGTCGCATTGATGCGTGAACACGGCGCCGACGCACGTCTCATGATCGACATTCGTCACACCGACGACTACGACCGCACCCCACTGCATTACGCGGCCTTCGACGGACACCTCCCGCTGCAGGCCGATCTGCTCGATACCTTGCTCGCCCTCGGGTCGGATATTCACGCCCGCGACCATGCGGGCTGGACCCCTCTCCACGCTGCGGCCGGAAGCGCGAATCCCCATGCCGCGCTGACACTCCTGGAGGCCGGCGCGGAGGTCGAGGCCACCAATTTCGGAAGAACAAGCACGGATCGAGCGCGCTGA
- a CDS encoding family 2 encapsulin nanocompartment cargo protein terpene cyclase, which yields MTSLGNPQTNELAVAVGDIPDLLDDTHSGLLKGPRGLGTELARKFVAEVAPEPKSAAPERETAPARESVPEPDAGQPSAEALNMLASGQGLAFASELASVTELAAAAEPAAVKVNELAPGKALGGSTFRIPIRRLTADLEPYQEFEWGDGSASPVYCPPAARVDDRLAEEVDNRLAAWAESIGFTPDELAKLRNTGYGRLVMLTHTDSDDPDRLLVAAQMNTAWWMADDYYADDSALGADPTRLPQRLTMAMAALDPLPDAGEFSEPLDDLLHEDKVLRAFGSAVSHLRRHATPAQVQRACYSTFTMFVSWTAYAAWRHGGETPPAWEYLAARQHDTFYTSMTLIDPVAGYEVPANLFYDERVRRAAFRAGTASVLINDLLSVKKDSADETPVCNIVLQIAADRGCSIAQATEITVALHNRMVHEFEADHHALQAIPSPELHLYLHGLRNWMGGSFEWHNTNPRYK from the coding sequence ATGACCTCCCTCGGCAATCCTCAAACCAATGAACTCGCCGTCGCAGTGGGCGACATCCCCGACCTCCTCGACGACACACACTCCGGACTGCTCAAGGGTCCGCGAGGACTGGGAACCGAACTGGCCAGGAAGTTCGTCGCGGAGGTGGCACCCGAGCCGAAGTCTGCGGCACCGGAAAGGGAGACCGCGCCGGCGCGGGAGTCCGTACCTGAACCGGATGCAGGCCAGCCGTCCGCCGAGGCATTGAACATGCTCGCGTCAGGCCAAGGGCTCGCGTTCGCCAGTGAGCTCGCCTCGGTGACCGAACTCGCCGCCGCGGCGGAACCCGCCGCCGTCAAGGTCAACGAGCTTGCACCGGGAAAGGCGCTGGGCGGCAGCACATTCCGCATCCCGATCCGCCGCCTGACCGCCGACCTCGAGCCCTACCAGGAATTCGAATGGGGTGACGGCTCCGCCTCCCCCGTCTACTGTCCGCCCGCCGCCCGCGTCGACGACCGCCTCGCCGAGGAGGTCGACAACCGCCTGGCCGCCTGGGCGGAGTCGATCGGTTTCACCCCCGACGAGCTCGCGAAGCTGCGCAACACCGGCTACGGCCGCCTGGTCATGCTGACCCACACCGATTCCGACGACCCGGACCGCCTCCTGGTAGCCGCCCAAATGAACACCGCCTGGTGGATGGCCGACGACTATTACGCCGACGACTCCGCCCTCGGCGCCGACCCCACCCGCCTCCCGCAGCGCCTCACCATGGCCATGGCCGCCCTCGACCCCCTCCCCGACGCCGGCGAATTCAGCGAACCCCTCGACGATCTCCTGCACGAGGACAAGGTCCTGCGCGCCTTCGGCTCAGCCGTATCCCACCTGCGCCGCCACGCCACCCCCGCCCAGGTGCAGCGCGCCTGCTACTCCACCTTCACCATGTTCGTCTCCTGGACCGCCTACGCCGCCTGGCGCCACGGCGGCGAAACCCCGCCCGCCTGGGAGTATCTCGCCGCCCGCCAGCACGACACCTTCTACACCTCCATGACCCTCATAGACCCGGTAGCCGGCTACGAGGTCCCCGCCAACCTCTTCTACGACGAACGAGTCCGCCGCGCCGCCTTCCGCGCCGGCACCGCCTCCGTCCTCATCAACGACCTCCTCTCGGTGAAAAAGGACTCCGCCGACGAAACCCCCGTCTGCAATATCGTCCTCCAAATAGCCGCCGACCGAGGCTGCTCCATAGCCCAAGCCACCGAGATCACCGTCGCCCTCCACAACCGCATGGTCCACGAGTTCGAAGCCGATCACCATGCCCTGCAAGCCATCCCATCCCCGGAGTTACACCTCTACCTGCACGGCCTCCGCAACTGGATGGGCGGCTCCTTCGAATGGCACAACACCAACCCCCGCTACAAGTAG
- a CDS encoding helix-turn-helix domain-containing protein translates to MTSEIFLELLEREAAPVEFEGPILEARAAGASAATLADLERAKLSALRVRALLERRSRREAELAALVDTASDLAGLRDVDAVLRAIVHRARRLLHSDTAYITLPDPEHGDTYMRVTDGCGSQAFRECRLSMGDGLGGLVAQTGMPYATRDYFADSRFHHTSGIDHAVREEGIVAICGVPLKLGGRVIGVLFASHRSARPYAPEEIALLVSLAAHATVALDSARLLSETRTALAELSAANEAMHAHYTTVERAAQAHDRMTDLVVRGGGVEDVAAVAADILGGALLVLDADGRRIARVDSPGTTGRDKPGTTTGNGQFGSDVGELLDDERIVGEIAVAAAQLGRTAHLKSLWAARGGAGSEPLCTLVLHHPEELSDSDQRILERAALVTALLLLFRRSIAEAEGRVRGELLDDLLNGRVPDREALLGRTELLGVDLANPHVLVVVDHGKHPRAAAWATSYALARHGLAANRGDHAVLLLPGTDPAAAARHAWREIGVALSISATVAGSGPADLPARAASAHSQATRCVQALHALGKSGTAAGADTLGFAGLLLDRHADVLAFLRTTLGPVIDYDERRGTPLLHTLHTYFDTGCSLSNSAKRLHIHVNTVTQRLERVTGLLGEGWQSPDRALEIQLALRVHRLREADVFTA, encoded by the coding sequence ATGACCAGCGAGATCTTCCTGGAATTGCTCGAGCGGGAAGCCGCGCCGGTCGAATTCGAAGGGCCGATCCTGGAGGCCCGCGCGGCCGGTGCGTCCGCGGCGACCCTCGCCGACCTCGAGCGCGCGAAGTTGTCCGCCCTGCGCGTGCGCGCCCTGCTCGAACGCCGGTCCCGCCGGGAAGCCGAGCTCGCGGCGCTGGTCGACACCGCCAGCGATCTCGCCGGCCTGCGCGACGTGGACGCGGTCCTGCGGGCCATCGTGCACCGCGCCCGCCGCCTGCTGCACTCCGACACCGCCTACATCACCTTGCCCGACCCCGAACACGGCGACACCTACATGCGCGTCACCGACGGCTGCGGCTCGCAGGCGTTCCGGGAATGCCGCCTCTCCATGGGCGACGGTTTGGGCGGCCTCGTCGCCCAAACCGGCATGCCCTACGCCACCCGTGACTACTTCGCCGACAGCCGCTTCCACCACACCTCCGGCATCGACCACGCGGTGCGAGAGGAGGGCATAGTCGCCATCTGCGGCGTGCCGCTGAAACTGGGCGGCCGCGTGATCGGCGTCCTGTTCGCCTCCCACCGCAGCGCCCGCCCCTACGCCCCCGAAGAAATCGCCCTGCTCGTCTCCTTGGCCGCCCACGCCACGGTCGCCCTGGACTCCGCCCGGCTCCTGTCCGAAACCCGCACCGCCCTGGCGGAATTGAGCGCCGCCAACGAGGCCATGCACGCGCACTACACCACCGTCGAGCGCGCCGCGCAGGCCCACGACCGCATGACAGACCTCGTCGTGCGCGGCGGCGGCGTCGAAGACGTGGCAGCGGTGGCAGCCGACATCCTGGGCGGCGCACTGCTCGTGCTGGACGCCGACGGTCGTCGCATAGCCCGCGTCGATTCGCCCGGAACCACCGGCCGCGACAAGCCCGGAACGACAACCGGCAACGGACAGTTCGGGAGCGACGTCGGGGAACTACTCGACGACGAGCGCATCGTCGGCGAAATCGCGGTTGCGGCAGCGCAACTCGGACGCACCGCGCATCTGAAATCATTGTGGGCGGCGCGCGGGGGAGCGGGCAGCGAACCACTGTGCACGCTGGTGCTGCATCATCCCGAGGAGCTCTCGGATTCGGATCAGCGGATTCTGGAACGCGCGGCCCTGGTGACCGCGCTACTGCTGTTGTTCCGCCGCAGCATCGCCGAGGCCGAGGGCCGGGTGCGCGGCGAACTGCTCGACGATCTGCTGAACGGCCGGGTTCCCGACCGCGAGGCGCTGCTCGGCCGCACCGAACTGCTCGGCGTGGATCTCGCGAACCCGCACGTGCTGGTGGTCGTCGACCACGGCAAGCATCCCCGCGCGGCGGCCTGGGCCACCAGCTACGCCCTGGCCCGGCACGGCCTGGCCGCCAATCGCGGCGACCACGCTGTCCTGCTGCTGCCCGGCACCGACCCGGCCGCAGCGGCGCGGCACGCGTGGCGGGAAATCGGTGTGGCCCTGTCCATCTCGGCCACCGTCGCCGGTTCCGGACCGGCCGATCTGCCGGCGCGGGCGGCCTCTGCCCACAGTCAGGCCACCCGTTGCGTGCAGGCGCTGCACGCCCTCGGCAAATCCGGCACCGCCGCCGGAGCCGACACCCTCGGCTTCGCGGGCCTGCTCCTCGACCGGCACGCCGACGTCCTGGCCTTCCTGCGAACCACCCTCGGACCGGTCATCGACTACGACGAGCGCCGCGGCACCCCGCTCCTGCACACCCTGCACACCTACTTCGACACCGGCTGCAGCCTCAGCAACAGCGCCAAACGCCTGCACATCCACGTCAATACGGTCACCCAGCGCCTGGAACGCGTCACCGGCCTGCTCGGCGAGGGCTGGCAGTCGCCCGACCGCGCCCTCGAAATCCAACTGGCCCTGCGCGTCCACCGCCTGCGCGAGGCCGACGTCTTCACCGCCTGA
- a CDS encoding tannase/feruloyl esterase family alpha/beta hydrolase, which translates to MPLFRRLAAHTSTATAAIVLAGSVAAVGLYAVPEAGPSPAGCAAPLVPGAQHQIAACLGDLTTAGTVASGHTVPADWAGLHPAGAQNPATVPGTQIDGYFPDDSTTNANHGWNHDSQFVIRLPEHWNGGLVVAGTPGNRRQYANDFTISDWVLAQGYAYAATDKGNTGVNFFRDGAAPGDAMLEWHHRVTQLTVAAQAVVAQRYGRLAAHTYMAGVSNGGYLVRWQLENAPWLYDGGVDWEGTLWSDAANPLSSLPTVLANYPDQQSNPDAHAAVVAAGFPAESEPLWAYHAKTYWGLTQGMYRQELDPDYTGDEAVYDYAARPAAVRDAVARIGLTGRIQRPLITIHGTLDALLPIGDSDRYDGMIRDQGRADLHRYYRFEGGNHVDGLYDQHPALLRPLLPCFRSAFTALESWLTAGQLPPANATLPRPASGDPANACALSN; encoded by the coding sequence ATGCCGTTGTTCCGCCGCCTGGCCGCACACACTTCCACCGCGACGGCCGCTATCGTCCTGGCGGGATCCGTTGCCGCCGTGGGTCTTTACGCGGTCCCGGAGGCCGGACCGTCCCCGGCCGGGTGTGCGGCCCCGCTGGTGCCGGGCGCACAGCATCAGATCGCCGCCTGCCTCGGCGACCTGACCACGGCGGGCACGGTCGCCTCCGGGCACACCGTGCCGGCCGACTGGGCGGGCCTGCACCCGGCGGGCGCGCAGAACCCCGCGACCGTGCCCGGCACGCAGATCGACGGCTACTTCCCCGACGACTCCACCACCAATGCCAACCATGGCTGGAATCACGACTCCCAGTTCGTGATTCGCTTGCCGGAACACTGGAACGGCGGCCTCGTGGTGGCGGGCACGCCCGGCAATCGCCGCCAGTACGCCAATGACTTCACCATCTCGGACTGGGTGCTGGCGCAGGGCTACGCCTATGCCGCCACCGACAAGGGCAATACCGGCGTGAACTTCTTCCGCGACGGCGCGGCTCCGGGCGATGCGATGCTCGAATGGCATCACCGGGTCACGCAGCTGACCGTCGCCGCCCAGGCCGTGGTGGCTCAGCGCTACGGGCGGCTCGCGGCGCACACGTATATGGCGGGCGTCTCCAATGGCGGGTATCTGGTGCGCTGGCAGTTGGAGAACGCGCCCTGGCTGTACGACGGCGGCGTCGACTGGGAGGGCACGCTGTGGTCCGACGCCGCGAACCCACTGTCGTCACTGCCGACCGTGCTCGCGAATTACCCTGACCAGCAATCGAATCCGGATGCACACGCCGCCGTGGTGGCTGCCGGATTCCCGGCCGAGTCCGAACCGCTGTGGGCCTACCACGCCAAGACCTACTGGGGTCTCACCCAGGGCATGTACCGTCAGGAACTCGATCCCGACTACACCGGCGACGAGGCCGTTTACGACTACGCGGCCCGCCCGGCGGCGGTGCGCGACGCGGTGGCGCGGATCGGGCTCACCGGGCGAATTCAGCGGCCGCTCATCACGATTCACGGCACCCTCGACGCGCTGCTACCCATCGGCGACTCCGATCGCTACGACGGCATGATCCGCGATCAGGGCCGCGCGGACCTGCACCGCTACTACCGCTTCGAGGGCGGCAATCACGTGGACGGCCTCTACGACCAGCATCCGGCGCTGCTGCGCCCGCTGCTGCCGTGCTTCCGCAGCGCCTTCACCGCACTCGAATCCTGGCTCACCGCAGGGCAATTGCCGCCCGCGAATGCCACTCTCCCGCGCCCCGCCTCGGGTGATCCGGCCAACGCCTGCGCCCTGAGCAACTGA
- a CDS encoding PHB depolymerase family esterase, which translates to MKLREALAALTVAAGAVAVAVGSGAAAVPGPTPEALRGYNISDTYVSGVSSGGYMANQLHVAYSSVFAGAGIFTAGPFRCAGDFDYAQRAQQSCMQNQAYPGRKTPDQLATETRDLANQGKVDAVSNLSGSPVYLYHGTKDNTVVQAVNDDLAQYYSAFGADVTYDKNTAAGHAWVSPLGPVACSDTRTPFINDCGNDPERDMLQKLFGSVSAPVAALDGKLVQFDQNAYAPGGNANAISMDAKGFAYVPQSCADGAACRLMVALHGCKQGYSYTEAGSPLGDAFMKHAYLNEYADSNSMIVLYPQAIPLSNASTTNPNGCWNWWGYGGDSAYAVHGGKQIEAIMAMVEKVSSGGSTTPPTTTPPTTTPPTTTTPPTTPPTTTPAPTCVTDTNYNHTQAGRAHQQLGTAYANGSNQNLGLWNTFTKSTIKETQPGYWEKC; encoded by the coding sequence ATGAAGTTACGAGAAGCACTGGCCGCCTTGACTGTTGCCGCCGGTGCGGTGGCCGTCGCTGTGGGTTCCGGGGCCGCCGCTGTCCCCGGGCCCACCCCGGAAGCCCTGCGGGGTTACAATATCAGCGACACCTATGTCTCGGGGGTTTCCTCGGGCGGATACATGGCCAATCAACTGCACGTCGCCTATTCGAGTGTCTTCGCGGGCGCGGGCATCTTCACCGCCGGTCCCTTCCGCTGCGCGGGGGACTTCGATTACGCCCAGCGCGCACAGCAGTCCTGTATGCAGAACCAGGCATACCCCGGGCGCAAGACTCCGGACCAATTGGCGACGGAGACACGGGATCTGGCGAATCAGGGCAAGGTCGACGCGGTCTCCAACCTGTCGGGCTCCCCCGTCTACCTCTATCACGGCACCAAGGACAACACGGTCGTGCAGGCCGTGAACGACGATCTCGCCCAGTACTATTCGGCGTTCGGCGCTGATGTCACCTACGACAAGAACACTGCCGCCGGGCACGCCTGGGTCAGCCCGCTCGGACCGGTCGCCTGCTCCGACACCCGGACGCCGTTCATCAACGACTGCGGCAATGATCCGGAACGGGACATGCTGCAGAAGCTGTTCGGCAGCGTCAGCGCACCGGTCGCCGCGCTCGACGGCAAGCTCGTGCAGTTCGATCAGAACGCCTACGCGCCCGGCGGCAATGCCAATGCGATCAGCATGGACGCCAAGGGTTTCGCCTATGTGCCGCAGTCCTGCGCCGATGGTGCGGCATGCCGGCTCATGGTCGCGCTGCACGGCTGCAAGCAGGGATACAGCTACACCGAGGCCGGTTCCCCCCTGGGCGATGCCTTCATGAAGCACGCGTACCTGAACGAGTACGCCGACAGCAACAGCATGATCGTGCTGTATCCGCAGGCGATTCCGCTCAGCAATGCCTCGACCACCAATCCGAACGGCTGCTGGAACTGGTGGGGCTACGGCGGCGACAGCGCCTACGCCGTGCATGGGGGCAAGCAGATCGAGGCGATCATGGCCATGGTGGAGAAGGTGAGCAGCGGCGGATCCACCACCCCGCCCACGACCACCCCGCCGACCACGACGCCTCCGACAACCACCACCCCTCCGACGACCCCACCCACCACGACCCCCGCACCCACCTGCGTGACAGATACCAACTACAACCACACCCAGGCCGGCCGCGCCCACCAGCAGCTCGGCACCGCCTACGCCAATGGTTCGAATCAGAACCTCGGCCTGTGGAACACCTTCACCAAGAGCACGATCAAGGAGACCCAGCCCGGCTACTGGGAGAAGTGCTGA
- a CDS encoding cupin domain-containing protein, which translates to MPVTTAATAQVFEMHNARFTSLIRPSTGSTELCVWRVEVAPGTEGVAHRVLREEAFVVLSGGPTLTVEGVTTDLAVGDAALAPAGSTIRLSNLGEQPAVVLVTVPVGFTGELADGTVVNPPWVN; encoded by the coding sequence ATGCCCGTGACCACAGCCGCTACCGCCCAGGTCTTCGAAATGCACAATGCCCGCTTCACCTCGCTCATCCGGCCCAGCACGGGCAGTACCGAACTGTGCGTGTGGCGGGTCGAGGTCGCGCCCGGTACCGAGGGGGTGGCCCACCGCGTCCTGCGGGAGGAGGCATTCGTCGTGCTCTCGGGCGGGCCGACGCTGACCGTCGAGGGCGTCACCACCGACCTCGCGGTCGGCGACGCCGCGCTCGCGCCCGCGGGCTCGACCATCCGGTTGAGCAATCTCGGCGAACAGCCCGCCGTCGTATTGGTCACCGTCCCTGTGGGTTTCACCGGTGAGCTCGCGGACGGCACCGTGGTGAACCCGCCGTGGGTGAACTGA
- a CDS encoding MarR family winged helix-turn-helix transcriptional regulator, producing the protein MTKLSSAKIGGMPAPAQDLPFLLLAAAAEVTDAIHEGVVAAGFGDIRPTHGFAFVRMAPNGATVVEIAEHLGVTKQAASQLVDELVKKGYAERNSHPHDARARLITLTERGWACTRAADAAAARFAERWASTLGGGGVAELRNLLAQVVTPGRVRPSIR; encoded by the coding sequence TTGACCAAACTGTCAAGTGCCAAGATCGGAGGCATGCCCGCACCCGCCCAGGATCTGCCGTTTCTGCTGTTGGCCGCAGCCGCCGAAGTGACCGACGCGATCCACGAGGGCGTGGTGGCGGCCGGATTCGGCGACATCCGGCCGACCCACGGATTCGCCTTCGTGCGCATGGCGCCGAACGGGGCCACCGTCGTCGAGATCGCCGAGCACCTCGGGGTCACCAAGCAGGCGGCCAGCCAGCTCGTCGACGAACTCGTGAAAAAGGGCTACGCGGAACGCAATTCACACCCGCACGACGCCCGCGCCCGGTTGATCACGCTGACCGAGCGCGGCTGGGCCTGCACCCGCGCCGCCGACGCCGCAGCGGCGCGATTCGCCGAGCGCTGGGCGAGCACGCTGGGCGGCGGTGGTGTCGCCGAACTGCGAAACTTGCTCGCTCAGGTGGTGACGCCCGGCCGGGTGCGCCCGTCCATCCGCTGA
- a CDS encoding APA family fibronectin-binding glycoprotein, with product MDPNQAPPPEPAVTPQVRRWVIVVCVLALVGALAGIGWLAFREVRQDTEDKGRISSAAAGMSFVPPEGWTELPEEGDGDLVFGQVALQRAGAGGMILLGKLDGSMFASDQADDGAAACSLGSGMGEFFFPESGMRVDKENLDVKGRAVTGKSCFYRVQFDRSTSAQAEVYAAVVQAPDERRWWVSWLGDTESPVDRAAAQKLAESIRPL from the coding sequence ATGGATCCGAATCAGGCGCCGCCGCCGGAACCTGCTGTCACGCCGCAGGTGCGGCGGTGGGTGATCGTGGTCTGTGTACTCGCGCTGGTGGGGGCGCTGGCGGGAATCGGGTGGCTGGCGTTCCGGGAGGTGCGGCAGGACACCGAGGACAAGGGGCGGATATCGAGTGCGGCCGCAGGGATGAGTTTCGTGCCGCCGGAGGGGTGGACGGAACTGCCGGAGGAGGGGGACGGCGATCTGGTATTCGGGCAGGTGGCGCTGCAGCGGGCGGGGGCGGGCGGGATGATTCTGCTGGGGAAGTTGGATGGGTCGATGTTCGCGTCGGATCAGGCGGACGACGGGGCGGCGGCGTGTTCGCTGGGGTCGGGGATGGGCGAGTTCTTCTTTCCGGAATCCGGGATGCGGGTGGACAAGGAGAACCTGGATGTGAAAGGCCGTGCGGTGACCGGGAAGTCGTGTTTCTACCGGGTGCAGTTCGATCGGTCCACCAGCGCGCAGGCCGAGGTGTACGCGGCCGTGGTGCAGGCGCCCGACGAGCGGCGGTGGTGGGTCAGCTGGCTGGGTGACACGGAATCTCCGGTGGATCGGGCTGCCGCACAGAAGCTGGCGGAATCGATTCGGCCGCTGTAG
- a CDS encoding GNAT family N-acetyltransferase: MPDAVSGLEDLVIDRATPEDWAIVTEWAAGEGWNPGAGDAAAFFAQDPNGFFLGRLGGEPVSAISVVNYGSDYAFLGFYLVRPDLRGHGLGLATWRTGLAHAGGRVVGLDGVPDQQDNYRRSGFELAYRSARFAGVPDLPPTDGTVRPMSPDDAVAVYRYDSACLPADRPEFLAEWLGGPGRRTVVRVVDGELTGFAQARPSRDGLRVGPLFADTAADARQLLSALAEFASGTPLAVDVPLRNEPAVKLMTEAGLTPSFETARMYTGRVRNHHQDKVFGVTSLELG, encoded by the coding sequence ATGCCGGACGCAGTGAGCGGACTCGAGGATCTCGTCATCGACCGTGCCACGCCCGAGGACTGGGCGATCGTCACCGAATGGGCCGCCGGGGAGGGATGGAATCCGGGTGCGGGCGACGCGGCCGCCTTCTTCGCCCAGGACCCGAACGGGTTCTTCCTCGGGCGGCTCGGCGGTGAGCCGGTGTCGGCGATCTCGGTCGTCAACTACGGCAGCGACTACGCCTTCCTCGGCTTCTACCTCGTGCGGCCCGATCTGCGCGGCCACGGGCTCGGTCTGGCCACCTGGCGGACGGGCCTGGCGCACGCGGGCGGCCGGGTGGTCGGCCTCGACGGGGTGCCTGATCAGCAGGACAACTATCGTCGCAGTGGCTTCGAACTCGCTTATCGCAGTGCGAGATTCGCGGGTGTGCCGGACCTGCCGCCCACCGACGGGACGGTGCGGCCGATGTCGCCGGACGATGCCGTCGCCGTCTACCGCTACGACTCGGCGTGCCTGCCCGCGGACCGCCCCGAGTTCCTCGCGGAGTGGCTGGGCGGACCCGGTCGCCGAACGGTCGTGCGCGTGGTCGACGGCGAACTCACCGGCTTCGCGCAGGCGCGTCCCTCCCGCGATGGCCTGCGCGTGGGCCCGCTGTTCGCCGACACCGCCGCCGACGCCCGCCAATTGCTTTCCGCCCTGGCCGAATTCGCCTCCGGCACGCCGCTGGCGGTGGACGTGCCCCTGCGCAACGAACCCGCCGTGAAACTCATGACAGAGGCCGGTCTCACCCCCAGCTTCGAGACGGCCCGCATGTACACCGGCCGGGTCCGGAACCACCACCAGGACAAGGTCTTCGGCGTCACCTCACTGGAACTGGGCTGA
- a CDS encoding crotonase/enoyl-CoA hydratase family protein, whose amino-acid sequence MAPDHESKPAENHAGTRPAPWRDDLTGGDDSLFDGRPEPESEFTGRTLTYEVDGRIARITFNRPEQGNAVTSDTPIELAAAVERADLDPRVHVIVVSGRGKGFCGGYDLSIFAENSFAPAEGAQPTEGTVLDPVVQARNHNPWGTWDPMVDYAMMSRFNRGFSSLLHANKPTVAKVHGFAIAGGTDIALFADQIICAEDARFGYPPTRTWGIPAAGMWAHRVGDQRAKRLLFTGDSLSGKQAEEWGLAIEAPPADQLDERTEELLQRISRVPINQLVMAKLALNSALLSQGVATSGMISTVFDGISRHTREGYGFQLRAATAGFREAVRERDEPFGDWKRAQFDRPES is encoded by the coding sequence GTGGCACCCGATCACGAGAGCAAACCCGCCGAGAACCATGCCGGAACTCGGCCCGCGCCGTGGCGCGACGATCTGACCGGCGGCGATGATTCGCTGTTCGACGGCCGACCCGAGCCGGAGAGTGAATTCACCGGCCGCACACTGACTTACGAGGTGGACGGGCGGATCGCTCGGATCACCTTCAATCGGCCCGAGCAGGGCAATGCGGTCACCTCCGACACTCCGATCGAGCTGGCCGCCGCCGTCGAGCGCGCCGATCTCGATCCGCGGGTGCATGTGATCGTCGTCAGCGGGCGCGGCAAGGGATTCTGCGGCGGGTACGACCTGTCGATCTTCGCGGAGAACAGCTTCGCGCCCGCCGAGGGCGCGCAGCCCACCGAGGGCACCGTGCTCGATCCGGTGGTGCAGGCGCGCAACCACAATCCCTGGGGCACTTGGGATCCCATGGTGGACTACGCCATGATGTCGCGGTTCAACCGGGGTTTCAGCAGTCTGCTGCACGCCAACAAGCCGACCGTGGCCAAGGTGCACGGGTTCGCCATTGCCGGTGGCACCGATATCGCGTTGTTCGCCGATCAGATCATCTGCGCCGAGGATGCCCGGTTCGGGTACCCGCCCACCCGGACCTGGGGTATCCCGGCGGCGGGCATGTGGGCGCATCGGGTCGGTGATCAGCGCGCCAAGCGGCTGCTGTTCACCGGGGACAGCCTCAGCGGCAAGCAGGCCGAGGAGTGGGGGCTGGCCATCGAGGCGCCGCCGGCCGATCAGCTCGACGAGCGCACCGAAGAACTGCTGCAACGGATTTCGCGCGTGCCGATCAATCAGCTGGTGATGGCGAAGCTGGCGCTCAACAGTGCATTGCTCAGCCAGGGCGTGGCGACCTCGGGCATGATCAGCACCGTCTTCGACGGCATCTCCCGGCATACCCGCGAGGGCTACGGCTTCCAATTGCGTGCCGCCACAGCCGGTTTCCGCGAGGCTGTGCGCGAGCGCGACGAACCGTTCGGCGACTGGAAGCGAGCCCAGTTCGACCGGCCGGAAAGCTAG
- a CDS encoding MarR family winged helix-turn-helix transcriptional regulator: MVRWLTDEEQTTWQAFIRMRQRLDAAIAAGLAQDGMSPSDYEVLVALSAAGGTMRAKELGSEICWDKSRLSKHLSRMAARGLVDRCQAAEDARGREVRLTDEGRRALETAAPNHVDLVRRLFIDEMNDSEAAALRSLSAKVVAEVERTDLPGGI, from the coding sequence ATGGTGCGCTGGCTGACCGACGAGGAACAGACGACCTGGCAGGCCTTCATCAGGATGCGGCAGCGGCTCGATGCCGCCATCGCGGCCGGGCTGGCCCAGGACGGCATGTCCCCTTCGGACTACGAGGTGCTGGTCGCGCTTTCGGCCGCCGGCGGGACCATGCGGGCCAAGGAGCTCGGCAGCGAGATCTGCTGGGACAAGAGCCGGCTGTCCAAGCATCTGTCGCGCATGGCGGCGCGGGGTCTGGTCGATCGATGCCAGGCTGCCGAGGACGCGCGCGGGCGCGAGGTGCGGCTGACCGACGAAGGGCGGCGGGCACTGGAGACCGCCGCGCCCAATCACGTGGACCTGGTGCGGCGGCTGTTCATCGACGAGATGAACGACAGCGAGGCGGCGGCGCTGCGCTCACTGTCGGCGAAGGTGGTCGCCGAGGTCGAGCGCACCGATCTGCCCGGCGGCATCTAG